The DNA segment GCGTGCGGGTCGATCTGGCGGCCAAAGAAGTCGGCGTCGAGAGTTCGCTCAGCGCGGAGCAGGTGATCGAGGTCATCAGCGAAGAGGGTTACCCGGTGAAATTGGCCGGGTGACCAAAAGCCAAAAGATCGCAGCCTGCGGCAGCTCCTACAGGGTATTGGTGCGACTCCTGTAGGAGCTGCCGAAGGCTGCGATCTTTTGATCTTTGCTGTGCAGTTCGTCTGACTTTCTAATAGTTAGCGAGCTATCGGAATGTTCAAGGTGTCTCAGCGCGGCTAGACTGTCGGGCTGCCGACTTCTATCCAACCTGGATGCCTGATGAACTTCCGTACCATTCTGATTCTCGGTGCCTTGAGCGCCTTCGGTCCGCTGGCGATCGACTTTTATTTACCGGCGTTTCCGTCGATGGCGCTGGCCTTTGGCACTGATGAAAAGCATGTGCAACTGACCTTGGCGGCCTATTTCGCCGGCCTGTCGATCGGTCAATTGCTATACGGCCCGGTGGCCGACCGTTTTGGGCGGCGCCTGCCACTGCTGGTCGGTGTCGGGCTGTTCACCCTGGCCTCGCTGGCCTGTGCCTACGCACCGAATCTGGAATGGCTGATCGGTGCGCGTTTCGTTCAGGCGCTGGGCGGCTGCGCGGGGATGGTAATTTCACGAGCGGTGGTCAGCGACAAGTGCGATGCGGTCGGTTCGGCGAAAGTCTTTTCGCAGTTGATGCTGGTGATGGGCCTGGCGCCGATCCTCGCGCCGCTGCTCGGCGGTCTGCTGGTCAACACCACGGGTTGGCAGTCGATCTTCCTCGTGCTGACCGGCTTCAGCGCACTGGCCGGCCTCGCCGTGGCGCTGGGTCTGCCGGAAAGTCTGCCGGACTACGTGCCGCGCCAGCCGTTGTCCGGTGCGTTGCGCCAATACGGCCGGTTGTTCGGCGACCGTGTGTTTCTCGGCCACGCGCTGACCGGCGGCATCGCGGTTGCCGGGATGTTTTCCTACATCGCCGGTTCGCCGTTCGTCTTCATCAAACTCTACGGCGTACCGGCCGAGCATTTCGGCTGGCTGTTCGGCACCAACGCAGCGGGTTTCATTCTGGTGGCCCAGGTCAACGCGCGGCTATTGGCCAAGCGTGGTCCGGCCTTCCTGCTGTCGCGGGC comes from the Pseudomonas sp. RSB 5.4 genome and includes:
- a CDS encoding cation transporter encodes the protein MQVFNVQGMSCGHCVKAITHAVQAKDPAASVRVDLAAKEVGVESSLSAEQVIEVISEEGYPVKLAG
- a CDS encoding multidrug effflux MFS transporter, which gives rise to MNFRTILILGALSAFGPLAIDFYLPAFPSMALAFGTDEKHVQLTLAAYFAGLSIGQLLYGPVADRFGRRLPLLVGVGLFTLASLACAYAPNLEWLIGARFVQALGGCAGMVISRAVVSDKCDAVGSAKVFSQLMLVMGLAPILAPLLGGLLVNTTGWQSIFLVLTGFSALAGLAVALGLPESLPDYVPRQPLSGALRQYGRLFGDRVFLGHALTGGIAVAGMFSYIAGSPFVFIKLYGVPAEHFGWLFGTNAAGFILVAQVNARLLAKRGPAFLLSRAVWVYLLAGVSLLAVSSMHTEALWPLLIPLFVCIASLGCILPNAAACAMNGQGARAGSASALMGCLQFSVASGAASLVGVLHDGSAIPMAMVISLCGLLVVSVAMYTRHLQNARALAQAQAEA